From the genome of bacterium, one region includes:
- a CDS encoding L-threonylcarbamoyladenylate synthase produces the protein MVNGESSGRFHYSEFTLHHCILKAEPPSYSPESIQQAVGILRAGGVAVFPTETVYGIGADIRNASAIERVFFIKGRDYSQPLMAHCASPVQMLEYVAEVPNWAQPLISRFWPGPLALIFRATDKVPPVAISQGRTIGIRMVGHPVARDLIEELGAPIAGTSANLHGEPATSRFVDVSPAVLGQVDVALDSGSCGEDVPSTVLDVTCEPSRVVRVGAVSVQAIEAVIGRVQVSPQPPAPNP, from the coding sequence ATGGTGAATGGTGAAAGCTCTGGTCGTTTTCACTATTCTGAATTCACTCTTCACCATTGCATCCTGAAGGCGGAACCGCCTTCATATTCACCTGAGTCAATCCAGCAGGCGGTGGGGATACTGCGCGCGGGCGGCGTGGCCGTCTTCCCGACGGAGACCGTCTATGGCATCGGCGCCGACATCAGAAACGCGTCAGCGATTGAGCGTGTCTTTTTCATCAAGGGCAGGGACTACTCGCAGCCGCTGATGGCGCACTGCGCTTCGCCCGTCCAGATGCTCGAGTACGTGGCCGAGGTCCCGAACTGGGCACAGCCCCTCATCAGCCGTTTCTGGCCCGGTCCGCTGGCGCTGATATTCCGAGCCACGGATAAGGTGCCGCCGGTCGCCATCAGTCAAGGCCGGACGATTGGTATCAGGATGGTTGGGCATCCGGTCGCGCGCGACCTGATCGAGGAACTCGGTGCGCCCATCGCCGGCACGAGTGCCAACCTGCATGGCGAGCCGGCGACGAGCCGGTTCGTTGACGTCAGCCCGGCAGTGCTCGGACAGGTGGACGTAGCACTGGACTCCGGGTCATGCGGCGAGGACGTCCCCTCCACGGTGCTGGACGTCACCTGCGAGCCGTCGCGAGTTGTCCGCGTCGGGGCAGTCTCAGTTCAAGCCATCGAGGCGGTTATCGGTCGGGTCCAAGTCAGTCCCCAACCCCCAGCCCCTAATCCCTAG
- a CDS encoding capsule assembly Wzi family protein, which produces MSRLFLILVAAVAIAWATQQSGRVIPDSEYGGSRGPIQLNGPADNIENLPSDSRLYDDIDLLKTSGLIRTMPSTSRPWTRGECARLVDEALGKSRTVRLAPGQRAALKRLEFEFGWELHRSVARRSSINIPVPDTPGDTARCNLFSRLAATRDRQGLSGAVVLDNRPSDKFCFYERGELTFYHPNIPGESLSYDSAGVHLPGKRVLPWRNIATFDAELAYLAIKLPWVRLELGRDDFVWGPGYTGSVMLNNTAPALDHVQLCASYRNFKFLSLNSFLSRWGTTPRFLSAQRVEVSLLNHVTLGGAMMVVSSWDSLQPTQLGGLINPLIPVYLSESNSADWANLLMGCDAVAYLPRTKVYGQLFLDNYEFNTLKLAPDAYGAQAGAYWAPNLPVEARIEYTRITAFTYYHRVHSIMYENYLTPLGHSLGPDADQLCATFNVVPNGWLKILIGGDYTRRGYHNRGDYLRKSYKDPQDTLYLRQHDEFPTRGWDTLADTVTEEVDKTIRFSPGIEVQALRDLFVSLTVGLWHSQNYQGAIGLKKDGVDLALKVEYRY; this is translated from the coding sequence GTGTCGAGACTCTTTCTGATCCTTGTCGCAGCCGTGGCGATTGCCTGGGCAACACAGCAGTCAGGTCGCGTGATTCCTGACTCGGAATACGGTGGGTCCCGCGGCCCTATCCAACTGAACGGCCCGGCTGATAACATCGAGAACCTGCCCAGCGATTCACGGCTCTACGACGACATCGACCTGCTCAAGACGTCGGGCCTCATACGCACGATGCCATCGACCAGCAGACCATGGACCCGCGGGGAGTGTGCCAGACTGGTGGATGAGGCGCTTGGCAAAAGCCGGACCGTCCGGCTCGCGCCTGGACAACGAGCTGCCCTCAAGCGTCTCGAGTTCGAGTTCGGATGGGAACTCCACAGATCAGTCGCCAGGCGCTCGTCAATCAACATCCCGGTTCCTGACACGCCGGGTGACACGGCACGCTGCAACCTCTTTTCCCGCCTGGCTGCGACCCGGGACCGGCAAGGACTGTCGGGTGCGGTGGTTCTGGACAATCGCCCTTCAGACAAGTTCTGCTTCTATGAACGCGGTGAACTGACCTTCTATCACCCGAACATACCTGGAGAATCCCTGTCGTATGACTCGGCAGGCGTGCACCTTCCTGGCAAGCGCGTGCTGCCGTGGCGCAATATCGCCACTTTCGACGCGGAACTCGCCTATCTGGCCATCAAGCTGCCGTGGGTCCGGCTCGAACTGGGCCGGGACGATTTCGTGTGGGGTCCGGGCTACACCGGCTCGGTCATGCTCAACAACACCGCGCCCGCACTCGACCACGTCCAACTCTGCGCCTCGTACCGGAACTTCAAGTTCCTGAGTCTCAACTCCTTCCTGTCGCGGTGGGGAACCACGCCTCGCTTCCTCTCGGCGCAGCGTGTGGAGGTATCGCTGCTCAACCATGTGACGCTCGGCGGCGCGATGATGGTCGTGTCTTCGTGGGACAGCCTGCAGCCAACCCAGCTTGGCGGGCTCATCAACCCGCTGATACCGGTGTACCTGTCCGAATCCAACTCAGCCGACTGGGCCAACCTGCTGATGGGCTGCGACGCCGTGGCCTACCTGCCGCGGACCAAGGTCTACGGGCAGCTCTTCCTGGACAACTACGAATTCAACACTCTGAAGCTCGCCCCTGACGCCTACGGAGCGCAGGCCGGTGCCTACTGGGCGCCCAACCTGCCGGTCGAGGCGCGGATCGAATACACCCGCATCACTGCGTTTACCTACTACCACCGCGTTCACTCCATCATGTACGAGAACTACCTGACCCCGCTGGGCCATTCGCTCGGACCGGACGCGGACCAGCTCTGTGCCACCTTCAATGTCGTGCCCAACGGCTGGCTGAAGATTCTCATCGGGGGCGACTACACCCGACGCGGCTACCACAACCGCGGCGACTACCTGCGGAAGAGCTACAAGGATCCTCAAGACACACTCTACCTGCGCCAGCACGACGAGTTTCCGACCCGAGGATGGGACACGCTGGCAGACACAGTGACTGAAGAGGTGGACAAGACCATTCGATTCAGCCCCGGGATCGAGGTCCAGGCGCTCCGTGACCTGTTTGTCTCGCTAACGGTGGGGCTGTGGCACAGCCAGAACTACCAGGGCGCGATCGGCCTCAAGAAGGACGGCGTCGACCTGGCCCTCAAGGTCGAGTACCGGTACTGA
- a CDS encoding GreA/GreB family elongation factor has protein sequence MEELIKRFRTQFWQKQYEDMEATWMEMVEAGVPHEQLLELLNLTDRQVPRETTALMLQLTADSLREHKRHADELVILRRQAAVSADDATLARNIAACVQRLYSKVPEIEQLLHKSGLGYGQSLKEALPRLDRYLAFLPGTRVLDSDRGPGRVKKLDLLLDKVTVDFDQGAELVWDLGAAQRALRVCKPDGFYALLDRDRTKLLELVGSRSGQVVAMLLRDAGRPMSVRDLQDGLAQVVTGDAWDGFWTKARRELSKDPHIVTRTVPSRTFQWEDTPAKVPVSEPAKAARRLKREVDAGALAGLDRAGVLDAYSNLATFPERRRFLETLLETRTDDWQELFGAVFSTGKDGRARAIVEKELSAKNPRQWRALLEKILTGYRQEPDAFLWLVEHHERLRVGEPKEIVTRILDLLESAGYKPHWAKFRGTLVDAEYRLVQSAVAQMSEAEAERLLGRVGRARILDGYIAHEINQLVASKFPSLSRENDDKVVYTTAQGLEKAKHELRQLSEKEIPKVADEIARARAHGDLSENYEYKAAKEKQGRLMVKAKRLREEIARARTVGKADVDTSEISVGSRVRFDNGAGTVTEYSILGPWDADPDHGVISYLSPFAQILLGRKVGDTIEMDGQPFRIAAIEPGLPS, from the coding sequence ATGGAAGAGTTGATCAAGCGTTTCCGGACCCAGTTCTGGCAAAAGCAGTACGAAGACATGGAGGCGACCTGGATGGAGATGGTCGAGGCAGGCGTACCTCACGAGCAACTGCTGGAGCTTCTGAACCTGACCGACCGGCAGGTCCCGCGCGAGACGACGGCGCTGATGCTGCAGCTGACGGCCGATTCGCTGCGCGAGCATAAGCGGCACGCGGACGAACTCGTGATTCTGCGCCGGCAGGCGGCAGTGTCGGCTGACGACGCGACTCTGGCTCGCAACATCGCCGCCTGCGTGCAGCGCCTTTACTCGAAAGTGCCGGAGATTGAGCAATTGCTGCACAAGTCCGGACTCGGCTACGGGCAGTCTCTGAAGGAAGCGCTGCCCAGGCTCGACCGGTACCTTGCGTTCCTGCCCGGGACCCGAGTGCTGGACAGCGACCGCGGCCCGGGCCGCGTGAAGAAGCTGGACCTGCTGCTCGACAAGGTGACGGTCGATTTCGACCAGGGGGCCGAACTGGTGTGGGACCTTGGCGCCGCCCAGCGTGCGCTCAGGGTGTGCAAGCCGGACGGGTTCTACGCGTTGCTCGACCGCGACCGCACCAAGTTGCTTGAACTGGTCGGGTCCCGGTCCGGACAGGTGGTAGCGATGCTGCTCCGGGACGCGGGCAGGCCGATGTCGGTCCGCGACTTGCAGGACGGCCTGGCGCAGGTCGTGACCGGCGACGCGTGGGATGGGTTCTGGACGAAGGCGCGTCGCGAGTTGTCCAAGGACCCGCATATCGTCACCCGAACCGTGCCGTCGCGGACTTTCCAATGGGAGGACACACCGGCAAAGGTTCCGGTAAGCGAGCCGGCCAAGGCCGCCAGGCGGCTGAAGCGCGAGGTCGATGCCGGGGCACTGGCCGGGCTGGACCGCGCCGGCGTGCTGGATGCCTATTCGAATCTCGCGACTTTCCCCGAACGCAGGCGCTTCCTCGAGACCTTGCTTGAAACCCGCACCGATGACTGGCAGGAGCTGTTCGGCGCCGTCTTCTCGACCGGGAAGGACGGACGCGCCCGGGCGATCGTCGAGAAGGAGCTTTCCGCAAAGAACCCTCGGCAGTGGCGGGCGTTGCTGGAGAAGATCCTGACCGGGTACCGACAGGAACCGGACGCGTTTCTCTGGCTGGTCGAGCACCATGAGCGGCTGCGTGTCGGCGAGCCGAAGGAGATTGTCACGCGTATCCTCGACCTGCTCGAGTCAGCCGGGTACAAGCCGCATTGGGCCAAGTTCCGCGGCACCCTGGTCGATGCCGAATACCGGTTGGTGCAGTCGGCCGTTGCCCAGATGAGCGAGGCCGAGGCGGAGCGTCTGTTGGGCAGGGTCGGGCGGGCGCGGATTCTCGACGGCTATATCGCGCACGAAATCAACCAGCTGGTCGCCTCCAAGTTCCCGAGCCTCAGCCGGGAGAATGACGACAAGGTGGTCTACACGACCGCCCAGGGTCTGGAGAAGGCGAAGCACGAGTTGCGCCAGCTATCCGAGAAGGAGATACCGAAGGTCGCGGACGAGATTGCAAGGGCGCGGGCACACGGCGACCTGAGCGAGAATTACGAGTACAAGGCCGCGAAGGAGAAGCAGGGACGGCTGATGGTCAAGGCCAAGCGGCTGCGCGAGGAGATCGCCCGGGCAAGGACGGTGGGCAAGGCGGACGTAGATACATCGGAGATCTCGGTCGGCAGCCGCGTGCGGTTCGACAACGGCGCCGGAACAGTGACGGAGTACTCGATTCTCGGTCCGTGGGACGCCGACCCCGACCACGGCGTGATATCCTATCTTTCGCCCTTCGCCCAGATCCTGCTCGGCCGCAAGGTCGGCGACACCATCGAGATGGATGGCCAGCCGTTCCGGATCGCCGCAATCGAGCCCGGCCTGCCGTCCTGA